One Aquarana catesbeiana isolate 2022-GZ linkage group LG06, ASM4218655v1, whole genome shotgun sequence genomic region harbors:
- the LOC141148867 gene encoding large ribosomal subunit protein eL21-like, which produces MFSRPFRKHGPVPLSYICYMRIFKKGDIVDIKGTGTIQKGMPHKSFHGKTGQIYNVTQHAVGTIVNKPVKGKILAKRINVRVEHIRHSKSRDSSLQRVKENERKKKEAKENGTWVALKHQPAQPSEPHFVRTFGKEPELLEPILYEFMA; this is translated from the coding sequence ATGTTCTCTAGACCCTTCCGCAAGCATGGTCCGGTGCCACTGTCATATATATGCTATATGCGCATCTTCAAAAAGGGTGATATTGTGGACATCAAGGGTACAGGCACAATCCAGAAAGGTATGCCACACAAGAGCTTCCATGGCAAGACTGGCCAGATCTACAATGTCACACAGCATGCTGTAGGAACAATTGTGAACAAACCAGTCAAAGGTAAGATTCTTGCCAAGAGAATCAATGTCCGTGTAGAGCACATCCGCCACTCAAAGAGCAGAGACAGTTCCCTGCAACGTGTGAAGGAAAACGAGAGGAAGAAAAAGGAAGCCAAGGAGAACGGCACCTGGGTGGCGCTAAAACATCAGCCAGCCCAACCAAGTGAACCTCACTTTGTCAGAACATTTGGAAAGGAACCTGAGCTCCTTGAGCCAATTCTATATGAGTTCATGGCATAA